DNA from Chelonia mydas isolate rCheMyd1 chromosome 3, rCheMyd1.pri.v2, whole genome shotgun sequence:
attatctccattttatagttggagaaaccaagacacagagcggggaagtaacttgctcaaggtcactcagcaggggTATCCATTAggccagggtttctcaaactggagtcctcagacccctgggggtccaggAGGGTACTTCATGGGGTccacaggccccaccccctcccaccctcaactcctccccctccctcccagtgcctcctgcacaccagggaacagctgttcagcggtgtgcaggaggcgctgggaaggagggagaagagtgggggtggagcacgcTTGGGGGACGGGGTGGAaagagggggggaagaggagagacaggtgtgaagagggggtgggaagaagtgggatgggggtggggccttgggagaagggtggcgtgggggtggggtctggggctgagcggggggcTTGGGGTCCGCGAaaaattttcaatcaaaatgggagtcctcgggttgctaaagtttgagagcCGCTGCATTAGGCCACAAATGAATTTAGTTCAAGGCTTTGCTTATAGTCCTCAATGATCAAGTCCTAAGGTACCAAATTGCATCTCCACAAAGTCCTTCAGGCCGTTGCAATTGGTCAAGTTGTCCTGAGGTACAAGCTGGGGCAAGGCAGGGACAGTGCCTGCTCAGTTAAGGGATCCTGTCCCTGGCACCCCTTCTGTAGTATGTCTGCCAgagtcccctcccccagtgtctgCATTCAGGACTTGGCGCATGGACCTGATTTTCgcatcagctctctctctcttcctttttcagcCCCATGtcctttttttattctgttttctttgtccgtttggtttggtttggtttggctgGAGTGGTGGATAGCTGGCTGATTGGGACCAGGTGCGTTTAAATTATACAGTGCTCCAGATGTATAACCAAacaaatatgtatatataaataaatgcaaagacATAGAACCAAATAGAGTACTCTCATCTCCTTCCTGGAGAGAAAATATCCTCCTCACGCTCACAGTCGGTGTCTGGCTGGAGTGAGCTGTCATTGGTAGCATTTGTGGCTTCTATAAAGTCACTGAAAACAAAATCCCTCCCCAGGAAGCGTATTTTTAGCATATTATGTACAGTGGCAACTGAGCATATTTATACTGGGGAAGGGTGGAGTCAGCCCCCAGTGCAAACTCTTTCTCGGGAGATCTCTAGCTATAAAGCTCTCCAGTTCCTCCCCGTGTAGGCTGCAAATCGAACTCCATGGCAGTGCTTGCATGTGGTATTGCCAACACTGGAATTCAGGTCAGAAGAATCAGACTCCGGGCATCAAGAGATTAATTTCAGGGCAGTGGGGCGCTCAGGCTAGCTTGGCACATAGAGCCTGACGAGTTGTTACTGCTGGTCCCAGTGTATACGGGAGtgatggctgaacagaaatccgGATGTACCTCTTACCTTGCACTCCAGCTTCTGTGGGGCTGCATCATGCTCCTGTGCTGTCCGAGAGTCGCACCGATGTCACCAGAGAATGTTGTATCGTGCCACAGCTCGGGAGGTGCTGTTCTGGGTATGACAGGTGTCACCAAAGTCATTGTGGTCTCTAGTTCCTGCAGTTAAGGATAAGATATGAGCCAGCACAGAGCCATGCCTCCTCTGGAGACTCCTGAGCCTTCGTGCCTGCTACTGCACCCTTTGTGGGTATAGCTTGCTGCCTGCCCTCCCTGCCAACTAACTCCGCTGGCCAGTTGTGGGAAGGGTGGAGCCATGTCCCTCAACCTCCTGCCTGTTTCCTTTGGAGAACTGCAGGCACCCTGAAGCAGCTCTCCCTGCCCTTCCAAAAGCATTGGGCACTGCCATTCTGCCTGACCCTTACACAGGCTATGCATGGGAAAGAAGACACCACACCTTCCCCAATGCATAAGGGGCAAGCAGCACCTAGCCACAAATAATCAGTGGATTTTACTGGATCTGGTTAGTTTCACACTGTATTATTGAGAGGATATAAGATCCACAGAGATTATAAGCAAATGACCTGGAGGATGCCAACTCTCCTTCACTGATATGTCCTGCACTAACAAATCATGCTTAAACCTAGTGGGTAAGAAGTAAATATTTGTATGTTGGGGTTGGTGAAGTAAAGAGCTTTCCCAGTGCTAAGTATTCGGATTGTCTGATTGTTTTCTCATTCTAATTACTCTGAGTCTCACCAAAATCCAGCTGTTTCTCTGAATTTTCCCAGATCTTTATTTCCTTAATGCTTTTGTCTCCTATAGAATTGATGAGCTCCATGGGAGTTCTCCGAATcatatagggtctgattctgccaccctgacTCACCATGAGAAAGGATGCTAGAATTAGGTCTGTAGTATTTAATCAGGACCAAATCTGGCTGGCTCTTAGTTGGGTGGACAGTATGGGGGAGCGCACAAGGAATTCTGCTCTGGTGGCTTGTACAAGGACTACGCTGAATCCAGTCCCTCCTCTCAGAGGGACATATTCCTCTCAGCTCACAGGAAACCccaaaggagggcagggaggagacaggaggCAAGGCCATGCCTCCACCCCCTTACACACCCAACAGCCAAGCTGGCCGGTCACACAAGGTGTAGTAAGTTGCTTCCCATATGGGATGCAGTGGCAGGTGTGCAGCCTTTTCACAGCTGGGAGTTGTGGGAAGCATTCCACCAGGGACACTAACGCTGGCGCGGTGAGGCTCGGCACTAGAGATGGGTGGCAAATGGTTTCCTTGTCCCATGAGAGAGTTCAAGATTTCAATTCCGCCCCCCCATTCCGaaacaggatgaaaagtcaaaatcttgaaaaatgttcacagaccaataatctgaaaaaaaaaatccatttgggtCAATGCAAATGTGTTATTTggatcattttgaaatgtttcgtttagattttgacattttaaaatcttttaaaactttttgggGTCTAAATTgattaaaatttcaaaatgaaaaattgttttgaattgaaaaatgaaacttttccttTGTAAACTGTCAAAACgggacattttgacaatttctaGGCTTTTggctttttcaaaaatgtttttcaaaaatgttcgAAGGTGGCCAGTTTGGGTTCTCACGACAGTTTCTGTTTGAAAATATCGACATTTTCcgataaaaaacattttgtttgaaaatctTCGACCAGCTCTACTCAGCACCACTCCTTAACCATCTTCTGTGCTGCAACAGTACAGTTTAGCGTGCAGGGAGTCACtcagaaagtctatttaaatgcCCTAGTTTTATTCTTTTTGGCTAATAAGTccataaaacaaaaaccactctCAGTGGTTCCTGCTTGAAGAAGAGAGGGATCTGGCAAGCCATCTCTTTTTCCAGCAGGAACACTATGTTCCATCCAGTACTTTTATAGCAACAGAAATGCAGGGGTGACAGCGAAGATGAATGTGATCGTTAAAAGCCAGATTTTttggttaaataaaaaaaagaagcagctgtttttaaaatggtgCTGGGATCTATGCTGTTTTGGAGTAACCCCTCCACTTTACATAACACATGGAGCTGTCTGACATACCGTATCATCTTCTTTAGTTATAATAGTGTGTTAGTGtcttttttccactgaattaCAGAGCGTTAGATTCATATATCATAGGGAcagcaaaatattaaataagaggAAGTCTACAAATATGCGCTTTACTAGTCATTTTCCCTATCAGCAGGTTTCAAGATGGGCAGCAGGACTCTGGGTGATATAACAGGTCTGAGTTAAGTAACCACAGTTCTGTTGTATAAGCTTTGCTTTCAAGATGCTTCAGCCAATCAGAGGCTACAATAAACAATGTGCAAAACAAAGAGTCCATTCAATAACCACTAGCTTTCTAAGGAGGACATGCTGTTGATCTTCCTAACTTTGTATAAATTCTTCTGTACATAAGCCTGAAGGCACAATTCCTAGAGGCAGAGTGAGACTCCAGCTTGGAAAGTAGCAGAAGCACAGCTGAAAGACGTCCCAGAAATCAGCATTGGGAGGAACACTGTGAGTAATATTTCTAAATCTTCTAAACAACATGCATGACCTATAATTGCAGCTAGGAAAATAATGAAAACCTTTATTGTCAACAGTGAATCAAAGGGAGGCAGTAGGAGAAAGGTAACTTGTGAAAATGTCATTAAGGCATAAATATTTTCCCTCCCAGATTTCCACAAGCAAATACTTTTTTCCCCAGTACTCTCTAATCAAAGGCCTCTTCCAAATATGCTAATAAAGAGAACTCATGCTGGATTTTGGTCTCGGTTACGCCATTGTAAATCCAGAATATCTTCAGTAAAGTTGagggaattactccagatttatgctggTATTATCCAAATCAGAATCTTCgtcttttatttaaatgatctCCCCTACATTTGAAATCTAGGattttaattgaaataaattGACAATAAAACAATCCAAAAGAAACACATAAGAAAAAAACTCACTTGGACTGAACAGAGAAAAAGcaagtttcccctcccacttcccgatGGTGCATTTGGGTGTAGTTAAATccaggaacaaaggacagaaCTCTAAAATTATCCATTCATGTGTGACCTGGAATTCACTAATTTAACCCTTATCAACTCAGAACCATTCACTTTTTATTTCTATCAAGTATAGAAGGAATTGCTGTGCTGCCATTTATTTGATGCAGAAAACTCGAATAAAAAAATCATATGCCCGAAGTATGGAAGTTTACTTTGATAGATGCCATAACATTTTCCCTAGATGTCAAAATACTTGCCTAAAAGATATTATTTGAGAAAACCTCAGTTATATTTTCAAATGCCTCTTTAAAAAATTGATGTATAggttttaaaatctataaaataCCCGGAAGCTGTTAAAGCAGTTTAAATCTTATTTCTAGCCAATAGATGGAGAGGTAATACCATGGTGAAAATAAAAGATTACTTTGTAGGATTAAAGACTCATAGACTCACAGATTTTAAAGTCAGTAGATGAACATGAAAAAGCTACACTGAAGGAACTGGTGTGAAGCCGGAGTAGAAGACTGAAGTAGTGTAAAAACCTAGAAAAAAGCAGGGAAAATGGCAGGTTTGCCTGATCCAGTATAAATGTGATCGTGACGTAAAGAAGACAGATTTGCAGATGTTTGCTAGTTGTTTGGTCCATAAACACACTCACAATATGTCCCCGGGCATTTCTAATCTATAGTGTCCTTCCTCTATTGCTCCTCTAAGTAAATGGGTCCATGCTTTCAAGGATGCTGGTGCTCTGACCACACTCGGATGGTCCATTTGAATTTTTTAGTCTGCTGAATGTGCTGCCCTTactatgtctcctgctctgtttctccATTCACTTGGTGTCCAGTCCTTCACTCTTAGTAGTCCCACTGACGTAATGGGAGTACTTGTGCCCACTCTCCCCCTGAATAGCAACCTGGGATACGTTACATTTGTCTTCCATACCCACGGAATTGCTGCGAGTTACAGCCACTTACTTTGCCATCTACAAGCATGTATAGCCCATTTTTGGACCATCTTATACCAGGTGTGTATGTTACACCAGCCCCACAGGAGGCTGGGCTGCCTTCAACAATCTAAGAATGAGGGGATTAAACTCTGCTTGGCTTCCTTCTGTTCTGATTTTCCTTTTCTGTCCGACAGATGTTTACACACAACAAACTGAAGATTTTCGTAAtgcttctggcactggccacttacACAGTCATGGTGGGGCTCAATGCTGGAGCCGGTTCAGGGGCATTCAAAGGTAAACACTAGCAGATGTTTCTGATTTGACTAGGCGCCTGTCGCTCCCAGAACACACGACTGCTTGCGTTCTGAAGCCTGAGCTCCTCCAATTCAGTGGGTTTATTAGTCAGGCACCTAATGGTAGAGATTCTCATGCTTTGCCTCTCCTACTCTGTCACCGTTTTACCCTCTGCTGTTTCCCAGTCTTTTCCCCATAGTAAGAGATGGCCCTACAGCTGCCTTTTCCCCAGAGCATACTGGGGGGCATTTCCCAGGTTCAAAGAGTCAGCATACTCCCTACTACTAGGCCCCTTGATGGGCTATAGGGTACAAcctcccatccctccatcctGTCAACTACACTGGCTGGTGTGTAGGGGGTGGTGACataccctgcctcctccctgtcccctttgGGATGCCATGAGCTCCCCAGAGGAATAGGGAGGGAACAGCCTCTGATTTCTTCCCACTGCTGGGGGCAGTTCTGCCTGGTTTAGTTTCCTTTGACTTCACgggggctttgggtcaggctctATGTGAGCGGTGTACAAGGAAAGCCCCCTCTCACCCTCCCACAAGTGAGGGCTATATAGCACCTGGACCCAGTGACTTGGCAGCAAGAAAGGATGAGCTTCTTCTGTTACTGCTGCCTGTTTATAAAGATCAGTGCCGCCAATTCACAACACCAACAGAGTTTGTCAGCTCTGCATATCGCGGCTCACTCCCAGCTTTGGCTTTCAAGCCTGACTGGCTTTTCTGGTTCTGTGTAGCTGCAATTCTGTTCTCTTTGTATAACTTGCTCGAAGTCACACCTGGCCTTCATAAGCGAGGATCGTCACATATTCAGTGATTCTGCAAAGACAACCCCATTACAACACAGGAATCATTTTGACAAGAGAGTCCTATCAGCTCTCACAGATGTATGCTGATGCAATGAGTAAAGCCTGAGAGAGGGCGTGGAGAATTGTGGGCTCTTCCCATTACTTGTGTGCAGTAACATGTTTTCCTGCAATAACCTTCATTGCTCCAGGTGTATTCCTAAGTACTGTTGGAAACATCTCAAACAAGTACAACACCGACTTCACACCAGCTGGCTGGGCCTTCCTCATCTGGAATGTCATCTATGCCTGGCAGTTTGCATGGCTGGGTTATGCACTGTCAGGAATCTGCAGAAGGTATTTTTTCTCCATAGAATTTGAATGCAGGAGTCTCCGTCACATACTACCATAGCTGAGCTGACACTGAGTTGAGGATCTTTGTCAgttttttgctttctgttttctgGTCCCATgtgaatatttattatttgtatgtgcATGGCCCTGTGCAAGGCATAAGATACAGACAGgacctgccccaaagtgcttgcaacctagACAAGATGGACACCCAGGAGACACTGGGCAGTCCAGGGGAGGGACTGGCTACGATTGTTTTTAAGTATGTCTCAGTATTAGCCTTGACTTGCTGCTTGTGGGCCTGGTGGAAAGAGTGAGGTCAGAGGTGGGATTTGAATGAAGATGGGGTGATCCATCTGTGATGATCCCTTGCCCCTAACTGTCTCTGTGATACACAGCTATTTAAGTACCACTGCCTTTCCCACTAAGGGGGCAGCAGGATTACCATGGTCAGAGATTGGCACCAGTGCACCATATTACTCAACTGGAGTGCTGGGAAATGATATACTGTGATGCTGCTTTACCAGAacacacagagcctgattctcatggcggtgtaaatcaggagcaaatccatggaaatcagtggcgTTACACTGATGTAGGAAGTGGTGGAGAAGGGCCACAGTGTCGTTTCCACAACGCTCACGGTATAAGAGTCTGCAGACACTGAGATCTGTGTTCACTATATACACTGGCCCCTGGGGAGCTTTTTGAGTGGGCAAGAAATAGCCAGGCTAAATGGACTAGCAAAGATCTGTGGGGAACTCATGTAACAAAACTTGATTGGCTTGATTCTCAtggcagcccctttctgctgacAGTGGTATAATAGAGCCATACTGTAAATGAGAATGAATCGCTCAGCTCTGCAGTTCCAGACTGTGCTGGGAGCCAAAAACGTTACTGGTAGCAATGCAACGAcatatgtgaaatgagctggtgtgCTCAACCCTAGCTAGACAGGTATGCAGCTCACAACATGTTGCCATTACTGACACCAACCTCTGCACAGGGTTTTCCCAGTCTCAGTGGAGAGGCCAAGGATGCAGTAGGCCTGAATACTAAATGAGTCTAGGACACTGAGGTTAACCATCAGCAGACACACAAACACTAGGATATATTGCATAATCTCGATGTAGTTGGTGTGCATAGCACGCAGTGACATATCATGGATATTATGAATGAATTAAATGGAAAGCATGCTTTGTAAAGCCACGAGGCCAGATCTCACTGACACCAGCGTAAAACAGAAAGTACTTCCTTCACGTCAGTGGGCTTCAGCCAGTGCCAATCCACTgtaagtgggaggagaatcagacctgCAATGATTGATCTTCCTGACAGTCAGTACTGCTTTCTCCAGATGCCTGCTTTTCATTGGCAGGAATGAACTTGGATGGGTCTACACAGAGCCAGATTTACTGCCAATATCGTTCTATCTGGTGTGGATACTGAACAACTCCATTAATGTTGGATGGCTGTTTCTGTGGGACCGAGAGTAAGTGAACTGTGAAGAGAGGATTTTTGCAATCCGCtccttgggcctgattcactgcTGCATTACACCATTTTCACCCCTGTGTGACCCCTGCGAGGTAAACTGAGTCACATTGGTGTAAAACTGCCTAGGCCAGGGAATCAGGCTTTATGTCTTAATACACTTGGACTAGGCAAAAGGAAGCCTTTATATCATGTTTGTTTTGTGTAATGTTTGCTTTTGGCCCATGAGTTGGATCTGTGATATCTAAATCTAAAATCTCTTCCAACTTGCCATTCCTGCATACTGTCAATATAAGCAGGAAGCTAGGATCAGTCATCTTGTACCACTCTTCATTAAGCCAGTTAATTTTGTGGCTTTTGGTTATTTTTATGATCATAGTCATTTCACGGGCGCAGCACTGCAGTCATATTGTCATTGGCTGCCAGAGGAATGCAGTTGCTAAATACCAGCATGAATTGTATAACAAAGTAAAACAGCTATAGGTTAAGTAAAGGCTACATGTAATGATTAGCTCTGTTAAGGGTCATTATGAGTCCAAGAGTAAGGCTATAAGGTGAGGGATCCAATGCGCTGATATGTAATACAATTTAGCTAAAATACTGTATCACATGTGTTTTCCCCCGAGGTATCTCATTTCAGCCCTGGTTCTCCTGGCAGTCCTCCCTTTTACCTGTTACGTTGGTCTCTTCATTTCACACCGATCCTTGCATATCCATGCCGTTTGGTTCCTAAAGTCTCACAAAGCAGATCTGTGGCTCATCCGAATTCTGGTATGCTGTGTGTGAGCACTGTTATTTATAGAAAAGCTATACAGCCACGTTCATGCAGGGTTAAAGGTGGCGAAGTTCAGATGCACAATGTTGTTATGATTCCTACCCCAGTGTTAACTCACACCCCTTGCACATATCTTCAGTCTTCCCTTGtat
Protein-coding regions in this window:
- the LOC114019724 gene encoding uncharacterized protein LOC114019724 isoform X1; translated protein: MFTHNKLKIFVMLLALATYTVMVGLNAGAGSGAFKGVFLSTVGNISNKYNTDFTPAGWAFLIWNVIYAWQFAWLGYALSGICRRCLLFIGRNELGWVYTEPDLLPISFYLVWILNNSINVGWLFLWDREYLISALVLLAVLPFTCYVGLFISHRSLHIHAVWFLKSHKADLWLIRILVQNGIALYATWTTIAALLNFAVVLIFSGNVSNKIATATSLAILTFELVIWFSLENFVLDKYVRYNLTVYPVVIVALTGIVWKNYSPSSPTDNSVFTVVLLGVACVTFVVQLGIVIWRLCRRPLDRSDSPAITL
- the LOC114019724 gene encoding uncharacterized protein LOC114019724 isoform X2 translates to MFTHNKLKIFVMLLALATYTVMVGLNAGAGSGAFKGVFLSTVGNISNKYNTDFTPAGWAFLIWNVIYAWQFAWLGYALSGICRRNELGWVYTEPDLLPISFYLVWILNNSINVGWLFLWDREYLISALVLLAVLPFTCYVGLFISHRSLHIHAVWFLKSHKADLWLIRILVQNGIALYATWTTIAALLNFAVVLIFSGNVSNKIATATSLAILTFELVIWFSLENFVLDKYVRYNLTVYPVVIVALTGIVWKNYSPSSPTDNSVFTVVLLGVACVTFVVQLGIVIWRLCRRPLDRSDSPAITL